From the Iodobacter fluviatilis genome, one window contains:
- a CDS encoding DUF6630 family protein: MSTTDEASVKRLLELINLDDSAAVEAQWAAFEEELDAQSDDDSDDEVELIWIIKDVIDWESGFFVDWKDTESFIASVEALAERVDVSIDWGVDDPDDDEFLDNTSVPDLMEAAFEQLRTHGYTLWNWATDSDCYGGWIAKSADDEEMLSLSEALGVEFRTGDMPF; the protein is encoded by the coding sequence GTGAGCACTACTGACGAAGCATCTGTTAAACGGCTTTTAGAACTGATTAATCTGGATGATAGTGCCGCTGTAGAAGCGCAATGGGCGGCATTTGAAGAAGAGCTGGACGCTCAGAGTGATGACGATTCTGATGATGAAGTAGAGCTGATCTGGATCATCAAAGATGTAATCGACTGGGAATCCGGCTTTTTTGTTGATTGGAAAGACACCGAATCCTTTATTGCCAGCGTAGAAGCACTGGCAGAGCGCGTTGATGTCAGTATCGACTGGGGCGTGGACGACCCAGATGATGATGAATTTTTAGATAACACCAGCGTACCGGACCTGATGGAAGCCGCATTTGAGCAACTGCGCACCCACGGCTACACGTTGTGGAATTGGGCCACCGACAGCGATTGCTACGGCGGCTGGATAGCGAAAAGCGCAGATGATGAAGAAATGCTGAGTCTTTCTGAGGCACTGGGCGTGGAGTTCAGAACAGGCGATATGCCGTTTTAA
- the mnmE gene encoding tRNA uridine-5-carboxymethylaminomethyl(34) synthesis GTPase MnmE, which translates to MLYTPDIIAAIATAPGRGGVGVIRISGRHLGDIIEKLIGKPLKPRYAHFARFKAADGTVLDEGIALYFPGPNSFTGEEVLELQGHGGPVVMQMLLARCLELGARFAEAGEFSKRAFFNGKMDLAQAEAVADLIDAQSAAAAKSALKSLDGAFSREIHVLVDELITLRMLVEATLDFPEEDIDFLEAANAHGKLLELQSQLQRVLGTATQGKLLREGMHVVLIGQPNVGKSSLMNALAGEEIAIVTDIAGTTRDTVRELIQLDGVPAHIIDTAGLRDTTDTVEKIGIERTWAAIAKAELALLLIDSRIGITSDDQAILDKLPPNLPVLRVFNKIDLTGEVPGIVADNEIHVSAKAGIGLDELRSKLLTLVGWHGHDDSVFIARERHLNAIRRAQSHLATAEEAYLQIEIFAEELRLAQNALSEITGQFTSDDLLGVIFSRFCIGK; encoded by the coding sequence ATGCTTTACACCCCCGACATCATCGCCGCCATTGCCACTGCCCCAGGTCGGGGTGGCGTGGGCGTTATTCGTATTTCTGGCCGTCATTTGGGCGATATCATAGAAAAACTGATCGGCAAACCCTTAAAGCCCCGCTACGCCCACTTTGCCCGCTTTAAAGCCGCAGATGGTACGGTGCTGGATGAAGGCATTGCGCTGTATTTCCCCGGCCCCAATTCCTTTACCGGCGAAGAAGTGCTGGAGCTGCAAGGCCATGGCGGGCCTGTGGTGATGCAAATGCTGCTGGCTCGCTGCCTAGAGCTGGGCGCACGCTTTGCCGAGGCGGGCGAGTTCAGCAAACGCGCTTTTTTCAATGGCAAAATGGATTTGGCACAGGCCGAAGCCGTCGCCGACCTGATCGACGCTCAATCGGCTGCAGCCGCCAAATCAGCACTTAAATCGCTCGATGGCGCATTCTCGCGCGAGATTCATGTGCTGGTCGACGAGCTGATTACCCTGCGTATGCTGGTCGAAGCCACGCTCGATTTCCCAGAAGAAGACATTGATTTTCTGGAAGCCGCCAATGCCCACGGCAAATTGCTGGAGCTACAAAGCCAGCTGCAACGCGTGCTTGGCACGGCGACTCAGGGCAAATTGCTGCGTGAAGGCATGCATGTGGTGCTTATCGGCCAGCCCAATGTAGGCAAAAGCAGCTTGATGAATGCGCTGGCAGGCGAAGAAATCGCCATCGTCACCGATATTGCTGGCACCACCCGCGACACAGTGCGCGAGCTGATTCAGCTCGACGGCGTACCCGCACATATTATTGACACCGCAGGTTTAAGAGACACCACCGATACTGTAGAAAAAATTGGTATTGAGCGCACTTGGGCAGCCATTGCCAAGGCCGAACTCGCCCTGCTGCTGATCGACAGCCGCATCGGCATTACCTCAGATGACCAAGCCATCCTGGATAAACTGCCACCCAATCTGCCTGTACTGCGGGTCTTTAATAAAATTGATCTGACTGGAGAAGTCCCAGGCATTGTGGCTGACAATGAAATCCACGTTTCTGCCAAAGCAGGCATCGGTTTAGACGAGCTGCGCAGCAAGCTGCTTACTTTGGTGGGCTGGCACGGCCATGATGACAGCGTATTTATCGCCAGAGAGCGCCACCTCAACGCCATCCGCCGCGCCCAAAGCCATCTTGCGACCGCAGAAGAGGCCTATCTGCAAATCGAAATATTTGCAGAAGAATTACGCCTGGCTCAAAACGCACTCAGCGAAATCACCGGGCAATTTACTTCTGATGATTTACTCGGTGTGATTTTCAGTCGCTTTTGTATCGGAAAGTAA
- the yidC gene encoding membrane protein insertase YidC: MDTKRLILFIALSFGILFFWQKWMEERYPQIKTPATTASATNGATPQAQTTPGQAPQDAGRLQRGQRITVKTDLFNAEIDTNGADLRRVELLKHGMVDNAKKPFALLQDEGEHIYVAQTGLIGEGLPTHKSIFTSTQTAYQLADGQKEVSVRLEATGPDGVKIAKIYTFKRDSYLINVKYELVNGSAKPLTTSAYYRLLRDGKTPEGSGGHMGATTFTGPAVYTDKKKFQKVEFSKLDKGEATYEQAAKDGWVAMLQHYFASAWIVSPTGLPAVGGANGVRYELKKLPDGLYSAGVIVDLPTIAANAKYETSVPLFVGPEETRVLNTVSEGFDLIKDYGIFTIFSKPIFAVLDFIHKMVGNWGWSIILLTMLIKAMFFPLAAASYRSMAKMRKLAPRMEQLKAKHGDDKMKFQQAVMEMYKTEKVNPLGGCLPMLVQIPVFIALYWALLASVELRQAPWIFWITDLSVKDPYYVLPVLMTISMYIQTSLSPPPPDPMQAKMMKIMPLMFSVFFFFFPAGLVVYWVVNNVISIAQQWYITRQIEKADDDQPVKLAKA, encoded by the coding sequence ATGGATACCAAAAGACTCATCCTCTTTATCGCGTTGTCATTCGGCATTCTGTTCTTCTGGCAGAAGTGGATGGAAGAGCGTTACCCACAAATAAAAACGCCTGCAACCACTGCAAGCGCAACGAATGGTGCCACGCCACAAGCCCAAACCACGCCCGGCCAAGCCCCGCAAGATGCAGGCAGACTGCAACGCGGCCAGCGCATCACGGTTAAAACCGACCTCTTTAATGCAGAAATCGACACAAACGGCGCTGATTTACGCCGCGTAGAATTGCTTAAACATGGCATGGTCGATAATGCGAAGAAGCCATTTGCCCTGCTGCAGGACGAAGGTGAACATATCTATGTGGCACAAACCGGCCTGATCGGTGAAGGCCTGCCTACGCATAAAAGCATTTTTACCAGCACACAAACCGCTTACCAACTGGCTGATGGCCAGAAGGAAGTTTCTGTTCGCCTGGAAGCCACCGGCCCGGACGGTGTAAAAATCGCCAAGATTTACACGTTTAAGCGCGACAGCTATCTGATTAATGTGAAGTACGAGCTGGTTAACGGCTCCGCTAAACCATTAACCACCTCGGCTTACTACCGTTTGCTGCGCGATGGCAAAACACCTGAAGGCAGCGGCGGCCATATGGGCGCAACGACCTTTACCGGTCCGGCTGTTTACACCGACAAGAAGAAATTCCAGAAGGTTGAATTCAGTAAGCTGGACAAGGGTGAAGCTACCTACGAGCAAGCAGCCAAAGACGGTTGGGTTGCCATGCTGCAGCACTACTTTGCCAGTGCCTGGATCGTTTCCCCTACTGGCTTGCCAGCAGTGGGCGGCGCAAATGGCGTTCGCTATGAGCTGAAAAAACTACCAGATGGCCTGTACTCTGCCGGTGTAATTGTTGATTTACCAACGATTGCTGCCAATGCAAAGTATGAAACCAGCGTTCCTCTGTTTGTTGGCCCGGAAGAAACCCGTGTACTGAATACCGTATCCGAAGGTTTTGATCTGATTAAAGACTATGGCATTTTCACCATTTTCTCTAAGCCCATCTTTGCAGTTCTGGATTTTATCCACAAGATGGTTGGCAACTGGGGTTGGTCGATTATTCTCTTGACCATGCTGATCAAAGCGATGTTCTTCCCGCTGGCAGCCGCAAGCTACCGCTCAATGGCTAAAATGCGCAAGCTTGCACCGCGCATGGAGCAACTGAAAGCGAAGCATGGCGATGACAAGATGAAGTTCCAGCAAGCCGTGATGGAAATGTATAAAACCGAGAAAGTAAACCCGCTGGGTGGTTGTCTGCCTATGCTGGTACAAATTCCGGTGTTTATTGCACTCTACTGGGCACTGCTGGCATCGGTTGAATTACGTCAGGCACCATGGATTTTCTGGATTACTGACTTATCGGTAAAAGATCCTTACTACGTACTGCCAGTGCTGATGACCATCTCGATGTATATCCAAACATCGCTGTCGCCACCACCACCGGATCCGATGCAAGCTAAGATGATGAAGATTATGCCGCTGATGTTCAGTGTGTTCTTCTTCTTCTTCCCGGCAGGCTTGGTTGTGTACTGGGTAGTGAATAACGTGATTTCTATTGCTCAGCAATGGTATATCACCCGCCAGATTGAAAAAGCAGATGACGATCAGCCTGTTAAGCTAGCTAAAGCTTAA
- the yidD gene encoding membrane protein insertion efficiency factor YidD: MSKIIVALLQLYRFTISPLLGARCRFTPSCSQYGIEAVTRYGVVKGSWLTTRRLCRCHPWGGCGYDPVP; encoded by the coding sequence ATGTCGAAAATAATCGTCGCGCTACTGCAACTTTACCGGTTTACAATAAGCCCGCTCCTTGGAGCGCGTTGTCGCTTTACGCCAAGCTGCTCCCAATACGGTATTGAAGCCGTCACACGCTACGGCGTAGTGAAAGGGAGCTGGCTGACTACTCGCCGGCTGTGCCGTTGCCACCCTTGGGGTGGCTGTGGCTATGATCCGGTACCATAA
- the rnpA gene encoding ribonuclease P protein component: MRLLKADEFSSVFSLRCSSSNDFFQVLGRPNGLDHARLGLVVGKKTDKRAVGRNYIKRTVRETFRLNANKVSGIDLVVRARRPFGKKEGAAAREALISLLGKIHKCRK, encoded by the coding sequence ATGCGCCTGCTAAAAGCGGATGAATTTTCATCCGTTTTTAGTTTGCGCTGTTCTTCTTCCAATGATTTTTTTCAAGTACTTGGCAGGCCCAATGGGCTGGATCACGCCAGACTTGGATTAGTTGTTGGTAAAAAAACAGACAAACGGGCCGTAGGCCGCAACTACATCAAACGCACAGTGCGAGAAACATTTCGCCTGAACGCAAATAAAGTATCCGGCATCGATCTGGTGGTACGTGCACGTCGACCATTTGGAAAAAAAGAAGGCGCTGCAGCCCGTGAAGCACTTATTTCACTGCTCGGCAAGATTCACAAATGTCGAAAATAA
- the rpmH gene encoding 50S ribosomal protein L34, with protein sequence MKRTFQPSVIKRKRTHGFRARMKTRGGVAVVNARRAKGRKVLTA encoded by the coding sequence ATGAAACGTACATTCCAACCTTCAGTTATCAAACGCAAACGCACTCACGGTTTTCGTGCACGTATGAAAACCCGTGGTGGCGTAGCAGTTGTTAATGCTCGCCGCGCAAAGGGCCGCAAGGTTTTGACCGCTTAA
- the dnaA gene encoding chromosomal replication initiator protein DnaA: protein MSVLENCWPHCLTELERRLGADQFRIWIKPLTVEMTDEGLNLIVPNQIFLQFIRDRYLGMIEEAAASFASGDAPVIALRVGSMQRPAAAPQASNAGAAEGKPAPAKAVISVSAANHETTRLNPNFTFETLVTGKANQLARAAAIQVAENPGVSYNPLFVYGGVGLGKTHLIQSIGNYVHQRNPGAKIRYIHAEKYVQDVVRAYQHKAFDEFKRYYHSLDLLLIDDIQFFVGKDKTQEEFFYAFNALVEAHKQIIITSDRYPKEIDGLQERLTSRFSWGLTVAIEPPELEMRVAILMKKAERENFKLDANVAFFVAKHIRSNVRELEGALKRVLAYSRFTNQPITLDAAKEALKDILASGSRQVSVENIQKTVADFYKIKIADMHSKKRTRDIARPRQIAMALTKELTQMSLPAIGEAFGGRDHTTVLHACRTIEEMRGSDSEIAHQYGVLLQMLRS, encoded by the coding sequence ATGTCTGTGCTGGAAAATTGCTGGCCCCACTGCCTTACTGAGTTGGAGCGTCGTTTGGGCGCGGACCAGTTTCGTATCTGGATTAAACCCCTTACGGTTGAAATGACCGATGAAGGCTTAAACCTGATCGTACCTAATCAGATTTTCTTACAATTTATCCGTGATCGTTATCTTGGGATGATTGAAGAAGCTGCTGCAAGCTTTGCAAGTGGCGATGCGCCAGTGATTGCCCTGCGTGTTGGCTCTATGCAAAGGCCTGCTGCCGCGCCTCAGGCCAGCAATGCCGGTGCTGCCGAAGGCAAGCCTGCACCTGCCAAAGCCGTGATCAGTGTGTCTGCGGCCAATCACGAAACAACACGCTTAAACCCAAATTTTACCTTTGAAACGCTGGTTACCGGTAAGGCCAATCAGCTGGCACGCGCCGCAGCGATTCAAGTGGCTGAAAACCCTGGTGTAAGCTACAACCCGCTGTTTGTGTATGGCGGTGTGGGCCTAGGGAAAACTCACTTGATTCAATCAATTGGTAATTATGTGCATCAGCGTAATCCGGGTGCCAAGATCCGCTATATTCACGCCGAAAAATACGTGCAGGATGTGGTACGCGCTTACCAGCACAAGGCGTTTGACGAGTTTAAACGCTACTACCATTCGCTGGATTTACTGCTGATCGATGATATTCAGTTTTTTGTGGGCAAGGATAAAACGCAGGAAGAATTCTTCTATGCTTTTAACGCCTTAGTTGAAGCGCACAAGCAAATTATTATCACGTCGGACCGCTATCCAAAAGAAATCGACGGCCTGCAAGAGCGCCTGACCTCGCGCTTTTCATGGGGGCTGACTGTGGCGATTGAGCCGCCAGAGCTTGAAATGCGTGTGGCGATTCTGATGAAAAAAGCCGAGCGTGAAAACTTTAAGCTTGATGCCAATGTGGCGTTTTTTGTGGCCAAACATATCCGCTCCAATGTGCGGGAGTTGGAAGGCGCATTGAAACGGGTATTGGCTTATTCACGCTTTACCAATCAGCCGATTACACTGGATGCCGCAAAAGAAGCGCTGAAAGATATATTGGCGTCTGGCAGCCGTCAGGTATCGGTAGAAAATATTCAGAAAACCGTCGCAGATTTTTATAAAATCAAGATTGCAGATATGCATTCTAAAAAGCGCACCCGTGATATTGCACGGCCAAGGCAGATTGCCATGGCGCTGACAAAAGAGCTGACACAAATGTCCTTGCCTGCAATTGGTGAAGCGTTTGGCGGGCGGGACCACACTACAGTCTTGCATGCCTGCCGCACCATCGAAGAAATGCGCGGCAGCGATAGCGAAATCGCCCATCAATACGGTGTATTGTTGCAGATGCTGCGCAGTTAA
- the dnaN gene encoding DNA polymerase III subunit beta: MQLLQAERDALLKPLATVTGIVERRHTLPILSNVLIKKDGDALSFTGTDLEIQISSRQAEGFSGDDFAITVAAKKLSDILRAIADKTVVSMEEADGRLTIKAGKSRFNLQTLPAADFPQLAVDTNLRATVRMPQGQLKALLGRTQFTMAHQDIRYYLNGLFLVTEGNLLKLVATDGHRLAFASAEILGDFAKNEVILPRKTILELYKLLADSDDEVTIDIASNQVRFAFGNIVIHSKVVDGKFPDYNRVIPQNNDKGLLIERQMLLASMQRAAILSNEKFRGVRLVLTDGLLKIMCNNNEQEEAQEEVEVDYNGAPLDIGFNIQYLLDVLTNTSVETLHFSFGDVTSSVLVTIPDNEHFKYIVMPMRI; the protein is encoded by the coding sequence ATGCAACTCTTGCAAGCCGAACGCGATGCGCTCCTGAAGCCGCTGGCCACGGTCACCGGTATTGTTGAGCGCAGGCATACCCTGCCCATTCTCTCGAACGTGTTGATCAAGAAGGATGGCGACGCCCTGTCCTTTACCGGCACCGATCTTGAAATTCAGATCAGTAGCCGCCAGGCTGAAGGCTTTTCTGGCGACGATTTCGCCATTACAGTCGCGGCTAAAAAGCTGTCTGATATCTTGCGTGCTATTGCGGATAAAACCGTTGTGAGCATGGAAGAGGCCGACGGCCGTCTGACGATTAAAGCAGGTAAAAGCCGCTTTAATCTGCAAACGCTGCCCGCAGCTGATTTCCCGCAGCTAGCGGTAGATACCAATCTGCGCGCCACAGTACGCATGCCACAAGGCCAGTTAAAAGCCTTGCTGGGCCGTACGCAATTTACGATGGCACACCAAGATATTCGTTATTACTTAAACGGTTTGTTCTTGGTTACTGAAGGCAATTTGCTCAAACTGGTTGCCACTGATGGCCACCGTCTGGCTTTTGCATCGGCAGAAATTCTGGGCGATTTTGCTAAGAATGAAGTGATTTTGCCGCGTAAAACCATCTTAGAATTGTACAAATTGCTGGCTGATTCGGATGACGAAGTCACCATCGATATCGCCAGCAATCAGGTGCGTTTTGCCTTTGGCAATATTGTGATTCACAGCAAAGTGGTCGACGGTAAATTCCCCGATTACAACCGCGTGATTCCGCAAAATAATGATAAAGGCCTGCTGATTGAGCGCCAGATGTTGCTGGCCTCTATGCAACGTGCTGCGATTTTATCAAACGAAAAATTCCGTGGCGTACGCTTAGTGCTGACTGACGGCCTGCTTAAAATCATGTGTAATAACAATGAGCAGGAAGAAGCGCAGGAAGAAGTAGAAGTAGATTACAACGGCGCGCCGTTGGATATCGGCTTCAACATCCAGTATTTGCTGGACGTATTGACCAATACATCGGTTGAAACGCTGCACTTCTCGTTTGGCGATGTGACTTCCTCTGTACTGGTTACTATTCCAGATAACGAGCATTTCAAATATATCGTCATGCCAATGCGTATCTAG